The following coding sequences lie in one Negativicoccus succinicivorans genomic window:
- the plsY gene encoding glycerol-3-phosphate 1-O-acyltransferase PlsY: MINYLLCVMGAYLLGSIPSGLWLGKLLCGTDLRRHGSHNIGATNAYRTLGARMGIAVFVADFLKGVAATSLGGNDPILLALCAAAAIVGHCFSVFLGFRGGRGVATGFGVMCCLSLPVAVAAAAVWAILVFTTRLVSLASIVAALTVPILLWWWQAPSAFLIFATLGVIAIIFQHRANIGRLLQGKEKRIERAKVKRRRKTK; this comes from the coding sequence GTGATTAATTATTTGCTTTGCGTTATGGGAGCATATTTGCTGGGGTCGATTCCCAGCGGTTTGTGGCTCGGCAAACTGCTTTGCGGTACCGACTTACGTCGGCACGGCAGTCATAATATCGGCGCAACCAACGCTTATCGCACGTTGGGAGCGCGTATGGGGATTGCCGTTTTTGTCGCGGATTTTCTAAAGGGCGTAGCGGCGACATCGTTAGGTGGAAACGATCCGATACTGCTTGCGCTTTGTGCGGCAGCGGCGATTGTCGGTCATTGCTTTTCCGTGTTTTTGGGATTTCGCGGCGGCCGCGGCGTGGCGACCGGCTTTGGGGTCATGTGTTGCCTGTCGCTACCAGTAGCCGTTGCGGCGGCTGCCGTTTGGGCGATTTTGGTCTTTACGACACGGTTAGTATCCTTGGCGTCTATTGTCGCGGCGTTGACCGTACCGATCCTTTTATGGTGGTGGCAGGCTCCGTCGGCATTCTTGATTTTTGCGACTTTGGGCGTCATTGCTATCATCTTTCAACATCGTGCCAATATCGGGCGATTACTGCAGGGCAAAGAGAAACGAATTGAACGCGCAAAAGTAAAACGTCGGCGTAAAACAAAATAA
- the der gene encoding ribosome biogenesis GTPase Der — MDKPLVAVVGRPNVGKSTLFNAIINKRISIVEDVPGVTRDRIYFDAEWLGTQFTLIDTGGIEFLVPEEDHISVGTKAQAQLAILEADVIVLVCDGRVGVTADDEQVAHLLRDAGKPIVLAVNKIDSPAQEMNVYEFYSLGLGDPHAISASNLLGLGDLLDDVVKHFPQREIDPHEDELVHVALVGRPNVGKSSLTNALLGEERVLVSDVPGTTRDSIDTHWKYHGEEFVLIDTAGMRRKAKIDLPVEHYSVIRSLRSIDRADVVVLVLDATQGVTEQDTKIAGYAHEAGKGMIILVNKWDLIEKDSKSTETYAEDIRRELAFLQYAPIVYVSALTKQRIHRLGELIQFVSEQQTRRVSTGVLNEVLTDAKLMNPPPMKYGKEIKLYYMTQVGVKPPTFVLFCNYAQYVHFSYVRFLENRLRESFGFEGTPIRLVLRGKRDGDDE; from the coding sequence ATGGACAAGCCGCTAGTGGCGGTGGTCGGACGGCCGAATGTCGGCAAGTCGACGTTATTCAACGCTATTATTAACAAACGCATTTCCATCGTCGAAGATGTTCCCGGTGTCACTCGCGATCGCATTTATTTTGATGCGGAGTGGCTCGGCACACAGTTTACACTGATTGATACGGGCGGTATTGAGTTTTTGGTGCCGGAAGAAGACCATATCAGCGTTGGTACCAAAGCGCAGGCTCAGCTTGCGATTTTGGAAGCCGACGTGATCGTACTCGTCTGTGACGGGCGCGTCGGTGTCACGGCGGATGATGAACAGGTCGCCCATTTACTACGAGATGCCGGTAAACCGATAGTGCTTGCGGTCAATAAAATCGACAGTCCTGCGCAGGAAATGAATGTTTATGAGTTTTATTCTTTGGGACTGGGTGATCCGCATGCGATTTCCGCTTCCAATCTGCTGGGACTGGGAGACTTATTAGACGATGTAGTGAAGCATTTTCCGCAGCGCGAAATCGATCCGCATGAAGATGAACTTGTGCATGTGGCGCTGGTCGGTCGTCCGAATGTCGGCAAGTCTTCCCTTACCAATGCGCTGCTCGGAGAAGAACGTGTGCTGGTGAGTGATGTGCCCGGTACGACACGAGATTCGATTGATACGCATTGGAAATACCATGGCGAGGAATTTGTGCTGATTGATACCGCCGGAATGCGTCGTAAGGCAAAAATTGATTTGCCGGTGGAGCATTACAGTGTCATTCGTTCGCTGCGTTCGATCGATCGTGCCGACGTAGTCGTACTGGTTTTGGATGCGACACAAGGGGTCACTGAGCAGGACACCAAAATTGCGGGCTATGCGCATGAAGCCGGTAAAGGCATGATCATCCTTGTCAACAAATGGGACTTGATCGAAAAAGACAGCAAGTCTACCGAAACATACGCGGAAGATATTCGGCGTGAATTGGCCTTTTTGCAATATGCACCGATTGTGTATGTCTCAGCTCTTACCAAACAACGAATCCATCGTTTGGGAGAGCTGATTCAATTCGTTTCAGAACAGCAAACACGCCGCGTTTCGACAGGGGTTCTGAATGAAGTTTTAACGGACGCAAAATTGATGAATCCGCCGCCGATGAAGTATGGTAAGGAAATCAAGCTGTACTATATGACACAAGTGGGAGTTAAACCGCCGACCTTTGTGCTTTTCTGTAACTACGCGCAATACGTTCATTTCTCGTACGTGCGGTTTTTGGAAAATCGTTTGCGTGAGTCGTTCGGATTTGAAGGTACGCCGATTCGATTGGTTTTACGCGGTAAACGCGATGGTGATGATGAGTGA
- a CDS encoding bifunctional 4-hydroxy-3-methylbut-2-enyl diphosphate reductase/30S ribosomal protein S1, whose product MKIIVAKKLGFCYGVKRAMQIAEDLSKTGTDAVTLGPIIHNNQVVKGLRSKGIDYVESLDDVPGETVIIRSHGVGPACYNRANEKNLKIIDATCPYVVRAQKEANRLVNEGKTVIIFGGKNHPEVKSIAEWAMDRAIVAETPADLANLPHLSEASVVSQTTFSQALFQEMLALLKDKVDHVDVHRTICNVTAERQNAVAELAEIADVIVVIGGRHSGNTRRLYELAKANGTPAYHIETAAELRSSWFQSDWTVGITAGASTPDWIIEEVLLAMDDMKTTFEEMDMNYDFHKGSIVEGTVVDLTDEEAYVSFGYKTEAVLQAREYSFPAPESMKDVLAVGDTVKAQITNAVKEDGTIYISKIKLDRLADWDIVEQALANDEPVEVEGIEAIKAGLLVQIKSLRGFIPLSQGDLRFVRSLSFLVGTKFQAKVLEVDRLKNRLVLSRKAMLEIHRETEMENMKEAYEQGTQLTGIVKKIMPYGAFIDVNGIEGLLHISDVAWNKIDKVEDVLEPNQEVDVIIKSFDPEKQRISFSRKDTLPDPWMDDIQNYAVGDTVVGKVVKLIDFGAIVELTDGLTGLLHISEITKDRSKKVGDVLADGDMVEVQIIGINKSRKRISFSLIQVQEHAEGVTEEMPADEAPVHDVAEAEEVTADATSDEE is encoded by the coding sequence ATGAAGATTATTGTGGCGAAAAAACTGGGCTTTTGCTATGGTGTAAAACGCGCCATGCAAATCGCGGAAGACCTAAGTAAAACGGGGACTGACGCGGTCACTCTGGGGCCGATTATTCATAACAATCAAGTGGTGAAAGGACTACGTTCCAAGGGGATTGACTATGTCGAATCGCTTGATGACGTGCCTGGAGAAACGGTAATTATTCGTTCTCACGGAGTGGGCCCGGCGTGTTATAATAGAGCTAATGAAAAAAATTTAAAGATTATCGATGCGACCTGTCCGTACGTTGTACGGGCACAAAAAGAAGCCAATCGCTTAGTGAATGAAGGTAAGACGGTAATTATTTTCGGGGGAAAAAATCATCCGGAAGTCAAAAGCATTGCCGAATGGGCAATGGATCGCGCTATCGTTGCGGAAACGCCCGCCGATTTAGCCAACTTGCCGCACCTCTCTGAAGCAAGCGTTGTATCGCAAACTACGTTTTCGCAGGCCTTATTCCAAGAGATGCTTGCTCTCCTCAAAGATAAAGTGGATCATGTAGATGTCCATCGCACGATTTGCAATGTCACGGCGGAGCGGCAGAATGCGGTAGCGGAGTTGGCAGAGATAGCCGACGTAATCGTAGTCATTGGTGGCCGACACAGCGGTAATACACGCCGTCTGTACGAACTTGCCAAAGCAAACGGCACCCCGGCATACCATATTGAAACGGCTGCAGAATTACGCTCGTCATGGTTTCAAAGTGATTGGACGGTTGGCATCACAGCCGGTGCATCCACACCGGACTGGATAATCGAGGAGGTATTGTTGGCAATGGATGATATGAAAACAACTTTTGAAGAGATGGACATGAATTATGATTTTCACAAAGGAAGCATCGTAGAAGGCACGGTCGTTGATCTGACCGATGAAGAGGCCTATGTTTCGTTTGGTTACAAAACGGAAGCGGTGCTCCAAGCGCGTGAATATTCATTTCCGGCTCCGGAATCCATGAAGGATGTACTGGCGGTCGGCGATACAGTCAAAGCGCAAATCACCAATGCGGTGAAAGAAGATGGTACGATCTACATCTCCAAAATCAAATTGGATCGTTTGGCGGACTGGGATATCGTCGAACAGGCATTGGCTAACGATGAACCTGTAGAAGTCGAAGGTATTGAAGCGATTAAAGCAGGCCTTCTCGTCCAGATTAAATCGTTACGCGGTTTTATTCCGCTTTCCCAGGGAGATCTGCGTTTCGTACGCTCGCTCTCGTTCCTTGTCGGTACAAAATTCCAGGCGAAAGTACTGGAAGTGGACCGTTTGAAAAACCGTTTGGTTTTGAGCCGTAAAGCGATGCTCGAAATTCATCGCGAAACGGAAATGGAAAACATGAAAGAAGCGTACGAACAGGGCACGCAACTTACCGGTATCGTGAAAAAAATCATGCCGTACGGCGCGTTTATTGACGTTAACGGCATTGAAGGTTTACTGCATATTTCCGATGTAGCCTGGAACAAAATCGACAAAGTCGAAGACGTTTTGGAACCGAACCAGGAAGTGGACGTTATCATCAAATCGTTTGATCCGGAAAAACAGCGTATTTCTTTCAGCCGCAAAGATACCTTGCCGGATCCGTGGATGGATGACATTCAAAATTATGCAGTCGGTGATACCGTTGTCGGGAAAGTCGTAAAATTGATTGATTTCGGTGCGATTGTAGAATTGACTGACGGCTTGACCGGTTTGCTGCACATCAGCGAAATTACCAAAGATCGCAGCAAAAAAGTGGGCGATGTATTAGCAGACGGCGACATGGTCGAAGTGCAGATCATCGGCATTAATAAATCCCGCAAACGCATCAGCTTCAGCCTGATCCAGGTACAGGAGCATGCGGAAGGTGTGACGGAAGAAATGCCGGCGGATGAAGCTCCGGTGCACGATGTTGCTGAAGCCGAAGAGGTTACGGCGGACGCGACGTCTGACGAAGAATAA
- a CDS encoding lysophospholipid acyltransferase family protein, translating into MFNAGKNDRYTYSHGKEGDGMIKKSLHLLAKILFIFLGGAKIIGQENVPKEGGVIIASNHKSNWDPPLVFAAMPRQVYFLAKEELFHNFFMRKFLNSLEMVPLHRGKADRAAMRQSFAIIRRGELLGIFPEGTRIRHEGLGPFHTGMASLALRLGVPIVPVAAIHTMHPWSKSVPVVAIGKPVMVEKDKPTPEKITELNNLIRERIEKLYEMYKG; encoded by the coding sequence TTGTTTAACGCGGGAAAAAACGATAGATACACTTATAGCCATGGTAAAGAAGGTGACGGAATGATTAAAAAGAGCCTCCACCTGCTTGCAAAAATTTTATTTATTTTTCTGGGCGGCGCGAAAATAATCGGACAGGAGAATGTACCGAAAGAAGGTGGGGTTATTATCGCGTCTAACCACAAAAGCAACTGGGATCCTCCACTCGTTTTTGCGGCCATGCCGAGGCAAGTGTATTTTTTGGCAAAAGAAGAATTGTTTCATAATTTCTTTATGCGTAAATTTTTAAATTCTTTAGAAATGGTTCCTTTGCATCGTGGCAAAGCGGATCGCGCGGCGATGCGACAATCATTTGCGATTATTCGGCGCGGTGAGTTGCTAGGGATTTTTCCCGAAGGAACGAGAATTCGGCATGAAGGTTTGGGTCCTTTCCACACCGGCATGGCCTCACTGGCGTTACGTCTCGGTGTGCCGATCGTTCCCGTGGCTGCGATTCATACCATGCATCCGTGGAGCAAATCGGTACCGGTGGTGGCCATTGGCAAACCGGTCATGGTGGAAAAAGATAAACCAACTCCCGAAAAAATTACAGAACTTAATAATTTGATTAGAGAAAGAATAGAAAAACTTTATGAAATGTATAAAGGTTGA
- the cmk gene encoding (d)CMP kinase — translation MKKIAVAIDGPAGAGKSTVAKELAQRLGYVYLDTGAMYRALTCELLHRGVPVDQEEKVCSVVRNLTVELKNDQEEPIVTVNDRDVSAHIRRPEVSAHVSQVAAYACVRQHLVKEQQRLAENGGIVMDGRDIGTVVLPRAELKVFLTASVEERARRRLVQWNENHPDEPQTLAQIVQNIQERDRKDTERAISPLRQAEDAVLLDTTCLTREKTIDTLIAMVKKVTE, via the coding sequence ATGAAAAAAATTGCGGTTGCGATTGATGGCCCCGCGGGGGCCGGCAAAAGTACGGTCGCTAAAGAGCTGGCGCAACGACTGGGATATGTATACCTGGACACCGGGGCAATGTACCGGGCACTGACTTGCGAATTACTGCATCGAGGTGTTCCGGTGGACCAGGAAGAAAAAGTCTGCTCCGTCGTCCGAAATTTAACGGTGGAATTAAAAAATGATCAGGAAGAACCGATAGTGACGGTGAATGATCGTGATGTGTCCGCTCATATCCGTCGTCCGGAGGTGTCGGCCCATGTTTCACAAGTCGCCGCATATGCTTGCGTGCGCCAACATTTAGTCAAAGAGCAGCAGCGCCTTGCCGAAAACGGCGGTATCGTCATGGACGGGCGCGATATCGGCACAGTGGTGTTACCGCGCGCCGAGCTGAAAGTGTTTTTGACGGCTTCCGTGGAAGAACGAGCCCGCCGGCGTTTGGTACAATGGAATGAAAACCACCCCGATGAGCCGCAGACACTGGCGCAAATCGTGCAAAATATTCAAGAACGCGATCGCAAGGATACGGAACGCGCCATTTCCCCCCTCAGACAAGCGGAAGATGCCGTTTTGCTGGACACCACTTGTTTAACGCGGGAAAAAACGATAGATACACTTATAGCCATGGTAAAGAAGGTGACGGAATGA